From Rudanella lutea DSM 19387, a single genomic window includes:
- a CDS encoding hybrid sensor histidine kinase/response regulator — protein sequence MISQEKITFDVAPAKQDKIRVLLVEDDEDDYVLTRTLVSSRENANIRLEWIDNYDSALKAIQRNEFDVYLIDYRLGENTGIDLIQEAFRLGSQAPMILLTGQDDLSVDNSALELGAADYLVKGRIDAQVLGRSIRYALRQAETLAELAKNENKYRALFERSMDAIFVMDSNLIFQDANPSVEQLLGYTRDDLKYMNVARLFTNIDALREIRFNVREHNQLKDYETTLISKAGRKRTCLVSIWAVDDNQGQPNWYQGIIRDVTEQKRAQQDLIVAEKLSMTGKIARSIAHEVRNPLTNLSLALEQLKEELPADDDSTQVFTDIIQRNVERIGQLITEMLNSSKPRELDRKPQNLTDIVRDTLHLVSDRLKLKSMQLQTNYCAGPCIALLDSEQIKTALLNIFINAVEAMEPGKGILTVSTSCSDDDRVIVEVKDNGSGISEENRKRLFDPFFTGKSSGMGLGLTTTQNIVNSHKGSIEVDSKEGFGTTFRINFPLSV from the coding sequence ATGATTTCTCAGGAAAAAATTACGTTTGACGTAGCCCCGGCTAAACAAGACAAAATCAGGGTTCTGCTGGTGGAAGACGATGAAGACGATTACGTACTGACGCGTACACTGGTTTCGTCGCGGGAAAACGCCAACATCCGACTCGAGTGGATCGACAATTACGATTCGGCACTGAAAGCCATTCAGCGCAACGAATTTGATGTGTACCTGATCGACTACCGGCTCGGCGAGAACACCGGTATCGACCTGATTCAGGAGGCATTCCGGCTGGGTAGTCAGGCCCCCATGATTCTGCTGACGGGGCAGGACGATCTGTCGGTCGATAACTCGGCCCTCGAACTGGGCGCGGCCGATTATCTGGTCAAGGGGCGCATCGACGCGCAGGTACTGGGCCGGAGTATCCGGTACGCCCTGCGGCAGGCCGAAACGCTGGCCGAACTGGCTAAAAACGAGAACAAGTACCGGGCTTTGTTTGAACGGTCGATGGACGCCATTTTCGTGATGGATAGCAACCTGATCTTTCAGGATGCCAACCCCTCCGTCGAACAACTGCTGGGCTACACCCGCGACGACCTGAAGTACATGAACGTGGCCCGGCTTTTTACCAATATCGACGCCCTGCGCGAGATTCGGTTCAACGTGCGGGAGCACAACCAGCTAAAAGACTACGAAACCACACTCATCAGCAAAGCGGGCCGCAAGCGTACCTGTCTGGTGTCGATCTGGGCCGTCGACGATAATCAGGGGCAACCCAACTGGTACCAGGGCATTATTCGCGATGTGACCGAGCAAAAGCGGGCACAGCAAGACCTGATCGTGGCCGAGAAGCTGTCGATGACCGGCAAAATTGCCCGAAGCATTGCGCACGAGGTTCGGAACCCCCTCACGAACCTCAGTCTGGCCCTCGAACAGCTCAAGGAAGAACTTCCGGCCGACGACGACAGCACGCAGGTGTTCACCGACATCATTCAGCGCAACGTGGAGCGCATTGGGCAGTTGATTACCGAGATGCTCAACTCCTCAAAACCGCGCGAACTTGACCGGAAGCCGCAGAATCTGACCGATATTGTGCGCGACACACTGCACCTGGTTTCGGACCGGCTCAAGCTCAAATCCATGCAGTTGCAAACCAACTATTGTGCAGGCCCCTGCATTGCCCTGCTCGACAGTGAGCAGATCAAAACGGCCCTGCTCAACATCTTTATCAACGCCGTGGAAGCTATGGAGCCCGGCAAGGGGATTCTGACCGTGAGCACGTCCTGCTCCGATGATGACCGTGTGATTGTGGAAGTGAAAGACAACGGCAGTGGTATTTCGGAAGAAAACCGCAAGCGGCTTTTCGACCCGTTCTTCACGGGGAAGAGCAGCGGTATGGGCCTCGGTCTGACCACCACGCAGAATATCGTAAACAGCCACAAAGGCAGCATCGAGGTCGACTCGAAAGAGGGGTTCGGTACCACGTTCCGAATCAACTTTCCGCTTTCGGTTTAG
- a CDS encoding response regulator translates to MTTIKRVLIVDDEADICLLLSGLLRRLGYQPTCAHFLEEGRRCLRSQQFDAVFLDLNLPDGLGFDLLPTIKTTHNETKVIMISAFDGNAERSRATEQGADYFIGKPFTRKSVEQALQAISE, encoded by the coding sequence ATGACAACTATAAAACGAGTCTTGATCGTTGACGATGAAGCTGATATATGCTTATTGCTATCAGGTTTGTTACGACGGTTGGGATATCAACCCACCTGTGCCCACTTTCTGGAGGAAGGTCGTCGGTGTTTGCGTTCGCAACAGTTCGACGCCGTATTTCTCGATTTAAACCTGCCCGATGGGTTAGGCTTTGATCTGCTCCCAACCATCAAAACCACCCACAATGAGACCAAGGTGATCATGATTAGTGCCTTCGATGGCAACGCCGAGCGATCAAGGGCCACTGAACAAGGAGCCGACTATTTTATCGGCAAACCATTCACCCGCAAATCGGTTGAACAGGCCCTGCAAGCTATTTCGGAATAA
- a CDS encoding sigma-54-dependent transcriptional regulator, producing MERILIVDDNNDICLLLERFLSKQGYKTASSQRGEDGLALIRKDAFELVICDFKLPDIDGLEMLRRIKVISPSTAVIIITGYSDVRIAVQALKYGAFDYVTKPLYPDEILYTIKSALDRRQQTLTSPAGATSETETAPASTPAKGTSGRGTKSATMAPDGKRFIFGKSRAAEQLQKHIELIAPTNMSVIITGETGTGKEFVANAIHLRSKRAEKPFVAIDCGALSKDLAGSELFGHVKGAFTGALSDKAGSFEYANGGTLFLDEIGNLSYDNQIKLLRVLQERKIRRIGSNQDIPVDVRIVCATNEDLRDAVRQGRFREDIYHRIDEFRIELTPLRERRTDIMIFAEHFLQLANQQLEKEVQGFEDEAKEKLRDYYWHGNLRELQNVVKRAVLLTQGDYVQVEALPHEIVHPTYFHPEDQSVAAGVQVYPDVIRAGATVIAQPASNLKSVSENAERAAILKVLEKTGYNKTKAAEVLNIDRKTLYNKLKAYDIHL from the coding sequence ATGGAACGTATTCTCATAGTTGACGATAATAACGATATCTGCCTGCTGCTCGAACGGTTTCTGTCGAAGCAGGGCTACAAAACGGCTTCTTCCCAGCGGGGTGAAGACGGACTGGCCCTGATTCGCAAAGATGCCTTCGAACTGGTTATCTGTGATTTTAAGCTTCCGGATATCGACGGCCTCGAAATGCTGCGCCGGATCAAAGTCATCAGCCCATCAACGGCGGTTATCATCATAACCGGGTACTCCGACGTTCGGATTGCGGTACAGGCTCTCAAATACGGTGCTTTCGATTACGTAACCAAGCCGCTCTACCCCGACGAAATTCTGTACACCATTAAGAGTGCGCTCGACCGGCGTCAGCAAACCCTAACCAGCCCTGCCGGAGCCACTTCTGAAACCGAAACTGCCCCAGCCTCAACCCCCGCCAAAGGGACGTCGGGCCGGGGTACCAAATCGGCCACAATGGCGCCTGATGGCAAACGCTTCATTTTTGGAAAGAGCCGGGCCGCCGAACAGCTTCAGAAACACATTGAGCTGATTGCCCCCACCAACATGTCGGTGATTATCACGGGCGAAACCGGGACGGGGAAAGAATTTGTGGCCAACGCCATTCACCTACGCAGCAAGCGGGCCGAAAAACCGTTTGTGGCCATCGACTGCGGGGCGCTCTCAAAAGACCTGGCCGGCAGTGAACTGTTTGGCCACGTGAAAGGGGCCTTTACGGGTGCCCTCTCCGACAAAGCGGGTAGTTTCGAGTACGCCAACGGCGGCACGCTGTTTCTCGACGAGATTGGCAACCTGTCGTACGACAATCAGATTAAACTGCTGCGGGTACTTCAGGAGCGTAAGATTCGGCGCATCGGGAGCAACCAGGATATTCCGGTTGATGTTCGGATTGTGTGCGCAACCAACGAAGACCTGCGCGACGCTGTGCGGCAGGGCCGTTTCCGCGAGGACATCTACCACCGGATCGATGAGTTTCGGATTGAGCTGACCCCTCTGCGCGAACGCCGTACCGACATCATGATTTTTGCCGAGCATTTTCTCCAACTGGCCAATCAACAGTTAGAGAAAGAAGTGCAGGGTTTTGAGGACGAAGCCAAAGAAAAGCTCCGCGACTACTACTGGCACGGCAACCTCCGCGAACTGCAGAACGTGGTGAAACGGGCGGTACTCCTCACGCAGGGCGATTATGTGCAGGTTGAGGCCCTCCCCCACGAGATTGTCCACCCGACGTACTTCCACCCCGAAGATCAAAGCGTAGCGGCTGGCGTTCAGGTGTACCCCGACGTGATTCGGGCCGGGGCAACGGTAATTGCGCAACCAGCCAGCAACCTGAAGTCGGTATCGGAAAATGCCGAGCGGGCCGCCATCCTGAAAGTCCTCGAAAAAACAGGCTACAATAAAACCAAAGCCGCTGAGGTACTCAACATTGACCGCAAAACACTTTACAACAAACTCAAAGCGTACGACATACACTTGTAA
- a CDS encoding porin family protein — MKTTRKSWLALGLMGLGAFLFQPTDATAQNRVRAGIKGGFNASSISFENANANDRKERYGFHGGVYAQIPAGEFFAIQPELLYSAKGASANYNLNAGGFNLQGRNTFRLNYAELPVLATFKLGNAVELQAGPYAAYLVNSNVSSTGDLGNSTLALNRDAFNKFDYGVAGGLNVFLGKALIGLRYGQGLQNIANSAAARTVLGNAKNGVGMISVGFSVN, encoded by the coding sequence ATGAAAACTACACGCAAATCATGGTTGGCTTTAGGTCTCATGGGTCTCGGAGCCTTCTTGTTTCAACCTACCGACGCTACTGCACAAAACCGAGTTCGGGCGGGTATCAAAGGCGGTTTCAACGCCAGTTCTATTTCCTTTGAAAACGCCAATGCCAACGACCGTAAAGAGCGGTATGGCTTTCACGGCGGGGTATATGCCCAGATTCCGGCGGGTGAGTTTTTTGCCATTCAGCCTGAGTTGCTATACTCAGCTAAGGGGGCTTCGGCCAATTATAACCTCAATGCAGGCGGGTTTAATTTACAGGGCCGCAATACGTTCCGGCTCAATTATGCCGAACTGCCCGTACTGGCAACCTTCAAACTGGGCAATGCTGTTGAATTGCAGGCAGGCCCGTATGCTGCGTACCTCGTGAACTCAAACGTAAGCTCTACTGGCGACCTGGGCAACAGCACTCTGGCTCTCAACCGGGACGCTTTCAATAAGTTCGATTACGGTGTAGCCGGTGGTCTGAACGTATTTTTGGGCAAAGCCCTGATTGGGTTGCGTTACGGGCAGGGTCTGCAAAATATTGCCAACTCGGCAGCCGCCCGAACAGTACTGGGTAACGCCAAAAACGGCGTCGGGATGATCTCAGTTGGTTTCAGTGTTAACTAA
- a CDS encoding four-helix bundle copper-binding protein, with translation MNWKKNIYDSLTGCAALCDETATNASRQADIENWYRYIFLNLDCADLCRQVAMLYVRGSENTRLLAKTCIEVCEKCAEEAANFNTPETQQVYAMCQQTIRSCVNILDMSHQQTLDSTNPGTTPSSLFYGIDLRETLYN, from the coding sequence ATGAACTGGAAGAAGAACATTTACGATTCCCTGACCGGATGTGCAGCCCTTTGCGACGAAACCGCCACGAACGCGTCGCGCCAGGCCGATATTGAAAACTGGTATCGTTACATCTTCCTTAATCTGGACTGTGCTGACCTCTGCCGTCAGGTAGCGATGCTATACGTTCGGGGCTCTGAAAACACCCGACTACTGGCCAAAACCTGTATTGAGGTGTGCGAAAAGTGCGCTGAGGAGGCTGCTAATTTCAACACCCCCGAAACGCAACAGGTGTATGCCATGTGCCAGCAGACCATTCGGAGCTGCGTAAACATTCTGGACATGTCGCATCAGCAGACGCTCGATTCAACCAACCCAGGCACGACACCGTCGTCGCTGTTCTACGGAATCGACCTGCGCGAAACCCTGTACAACTAA
- the glgX gene encoding glycogen debranching protein GlgX, whose amino-acid sequence MKNTELPTDGSSAANPSAPVSPNDYTTRPGKPYPLGATPDAEGTNFALFSGNATAVYLCLYDPQDPGRELVSIPVTERTELIWHIYVNDIQPGQLYGYRVDGPYDPEAGHYFNPYKLLLDPYAKAIHAPVVHDDSFLGYDYKEEGEERVLVMDTEDSGPHMPKSIVVDSTFDWEGDTAPDVPMARSIIYEVHVKGFTHQHPTIPEEIRGTYAGMAAPESIDYLKKLGVTAVELLPVHQFTDESYWGYNSIGFFAPQNTYSASGMMGGQVTEFKEMVKALHKAGIEVILDVVYNHTAEGNQMGPTLSMKGIDNRAYYRQVEENPIYFNDFTGTGNTVDLTHPRTLQLVMDSLRYWVTEMHVDGFRFDLASALIRDEAEAGRVSSFLDTVAQDPILAQVKLIAEPWDIGSYHVGQFPVSWAEWNGKYRDCVRKFWKGDAHQVPELASRLLGSPDLYANDGRSPVNSVNLITAHDGFTLNDLVSYNEKHNEANGEDNRDGANDNESWNHGAEGPTDDPEINQLRERQKRNFLATLLLSQGTPMIVMGDECGRTQNGNNNVYNQDNELSWMNWNWTEDQQALFDFTSRLTALRGQMPLLRRRKFYDGEQITWVRPDGHPFTDEDWANGDTRCVGLYINGDAVTDQEEDGSAVEPDHLLWVLNAYWEELPFHLPKPGRGHQWAVVVNSADQTVNPEGHKVSVKTPFMIPGRSSVLLKVV is encoded by the coding sequence ATGAAAAATACAGAATTACCAACCGACGGCTCGTCGGCGGCTAACCCGTCGGCACCGGTTTCCCCCAACGACTACACCACCCGCCCCGGCAAACCCTATCCGCTGGGCGCTACCCCCGACGCCGAAGGCACCAACTTCGCTCTTTTCAGTGGCAATGCCACGGCCGTTTACCTCTGTTTGTACGATCCGCAGGACCCCGGCCGCGAGCTGGTGAGTATCCCCGTCACGGAGCGTACGGAGTTGATCTGGCATATTTACGTCAACGATATTCAGCCCGGTCAGTTGTATGGCTATCGGGTGGATGGGCCGTATGACCCCGAAGCCGGCCATTATTTCAACCCCTACAAACTTCTGCTCGACCCGTACGCCAAGGCGATTCATGCGCCTGTGGTGCACGACGACTCGTTTCTGGGGTACGACTACAAAGAAGAAGGCGAAGAGCGCGTGCTCGTGATGGACACCGAAGACAGCGGCCCCCATATGCCTAAAAGCATCGTGGTCGACTCGACCTTTGACTGGGAAGGCGATACGGCCCCCGACGTTCCGATGGCCCGGTCGATTATTTACGAGGTCCACGTGAAAGGGTTCACCCATCAGCACCCGACCATCCCCGAAGAAATTCGCGGCACCTACGCCGGTATGGCCGCCCCCGAAAGCATCGATTACCTCAAAAAACTGGGCGTAACTGCCGTGGAGCTTCTGCCGGTGCATCAGTTTACGGACGAGAGCTACTGGGGCTACAATTCCATCGGCTTTTTTGCCCCGCAAAACACGTACTCGGCATCGGGCATGATGGGCGGGCAGGTGACCGAGTTTAAGGAGATGGTGAAAGCCCTGCACAAAGCGGGTATCGAGGTGATTCTCGACGTGGTGTACAACCATACGGCCGAGGGTAACCAAATGGGCCCGACGCTTTCGATGAAGGGCATCGACAATCGGGCTTACTACCGGCAGGTAGAAGAGAATCCAATCTATTTCAACGACTTTACCGGTACCGGCAATACCGTCGACCTGACGCATCCCCGCACCCTGCAATTAGTGATGGACAGCCTCCGCTACTGGGTGACGGAGATGCACGTAGATGGGTTCCGGTTCGACCTGGCATCGGCTCTCATCCGCGACGAAGCCGAAGCGGGCCGGGTGTCGTCGTTTCTGGACACCGTAGCGCAAGACCCCATTCTGGCGCAGGTAAAACTCATTGCCGAGCCCTGGGACATTGGTTCGTACCACGTGGGGCAGTTTCCGGTAAGCTGGGCCGAGTGGAACGGCAAATACCGCGACTGTGTCCGTAAATTCTGGAAAGGCGACGCGCATCAGGTGCCCGAACTGGCCTCGCGCCTGTTGGGTAGCCCCGATTTGTACGCCAACGATGGCCGTTCACCCGTCAACAGCGTAAACCTCATTACAGCACACGACGGCTTTACGCTCAACGATCTGGTGAGTTACAATGAGAAGCACAACGAAGCCAACGGCGAAGATAACCGCGACGGTGCCAATGACAACGAAAGCTGGAACCACGGTGCCGAAGGACCCACTGACGACCCCGAAATCAACCAGCTTCGTGAGCGGCAGAAACGCAACTTCCTGGCTACGCTGCTGCTCAGTCAGGGAACGCCGATGATCGTGATGGGCGACGAGTGCGGTCGCACCCAGAACGGTAACAATAACGTCTATAATCAGGACAACGAACTGAGCTGGATGAACTGGAACTGGACCGAAGACCAGCAGGCCCTGTTCGATTTTACGAGCCGCCTGACGGCCCTGCGCGGGCAGATGCCCCTGCTGCGTCGGCGGAAGTTCTACGATGGCGAGCAGATTACGTGGGTCCGCCCGGACGGCCATCCGTTCACCGACGAAGACTGGGCCAATGGCGATACGCGTTGTGTAGGCCTGTACATCAATGGCGATGCCGTAACGGATCAGGAGGAAGATGGCTCTGCCGTTGAGCCCGACCATCTGCTGTGGGTGCTCAACGCGTACTGGGAAGAGTTACCGTTTCACCTCCCCAAGCCCGGTCGTGGGCATCAGTGGGCTGTTGTGGTCAACTCGGCCGATCAGACGGTCAATCCCGAAGGCCATAAAGTGAGCGTTAAAACGCCCTTTATGATTCCGGGGCGCTCATCGGTACTGTTGAAAGTGGTGTAA
- a CDS encoding response regulator → MLILIADDDADDRMFLEQALRQNGYTHEVRSVENGEELLDYLNGRGAYTTQSAPRPTLLILDLNMPRMNGFQALGLIKENPNLRRLPVVVMSTSSADEDVVRSYNLGVNSFVIKPFNYNRLVEVIAALKAYWLETVRLPQ, encoded by the coding sequence ATGCTAATATTAATTGCGGATGATGATGCCGACGACCGCATGTTTCTGGAGCAGGCTTTACGACAAAATGGCTATACACACGAAGTTAGATCTGTTGAGAATGGGGAAGAACTACTCGATTATCTGAATGGGCGGGGCGCCTACACGACTCAGTCGGCCCCGCGCCCTACGCTACTGATTCTGGATCTGAACATGCCCCGCATGAACGGCTTTCAGGCCCTGGGCCTTATCAAGGAAAACCCCAATCTGCGCCGGTTACCGGTGGTGGTCATGTCGACCTCCTCGGCCGACGAAGATGTGGTGCGCTCATACAATCTGGGCGTCAACTCCTTTGTAATCAAGCCTTTTAATTACAACCGGCTGGTTGAGGTTATCGCTGCATTGAAGGCCTATTGGCTCGAAACGGTTCGCCTGCCTCAGTAA
- a CDS encoding PAS domain-containing protein, with translation MNPANQMHALFGLDETKNQPQVELLHNLLNNSPNGIEIYKPLRDTAGVVYDFLVISMNPVARQLSGYPADGLSGYTLLRRFPQAKQTGLFDRCVQLIGTSEPFEYEHYEPERRSWYAYSASVWQDGLVLNFSDITPRKEAEIRHRELVDTLNSVLDGSINSIMTFRAMRNAEGHIEDFEILTANQAAEVYLNMPESTMIGQRLLHLFPENLSMGLFDMYVKAMETGQPQRMQALYNGDEQPLWLEESARRLGEETLLVTFMDITESRLALETVQQQANWLRVVLNGSISCLVSLEAVYDTGHQLVDFRFAVVNRAAERFLETTEAELIGKSLLKCCPWHIDTGLFDLYKRSLHEQKEHRQEVYMNQDGFERWLDVSVSPSGSNRLVIAFMNITDVRKAQHALMGESILFKALSNNVPETGVLVCDHTLRILYANGDLPPAFRVSGNGALTNQPFVEMVVPEFREKGLANFTEALSGRSQRMEEQVGDQIYEVFFAPVHNDAGQTVMAMLTFRNVTQNRLFQRQLEESVNELKRSNANLEQFAYVASHDLQEPLRKVQSFGDVLADQYREALGETGYDLVQRMQLAARRMSALIHDLLTYSRLSAQTAPFKPANLNQIVAEVIDDLEANIREKSAHIHVGSLPVVKGDASQFRQLFQNLLSNALKFTRAGVQPMINISANLHMDPSDERRLVVEVVVTDNGIGFEQQHAERIFQVFGRLHGRSEYSGTGIGLAIVQKIAQNHGGEIVAEGYPNKGATFKLLLPIN, from the coding sequence ATGAACCCTGCCAATCAGATGCACGCCTTGTTTGGACTGGACGAAACCAAGAATCAACCCCAGGTCGAACTACTGCATAATCTGCTTAATAATTCGCCCAACGGGATTGAGATTTACAAACCCCTGCGCGACACAGCCGGGGTCGTGTACGACTTTCTGGTGATAAGTATGAACCCGGTAGCCCGGCAACTGTCGGGGTATCCGGCCGACGGACTCTCGGGATATACCCTACTCAGGCGATTCCCACAAGCCAAACAAACCGGGCTGTTTGACCGATGCGTGCAGCTGATCGGCACGAGTGAGCCATTCGAGTACGAACATTACGAGCCCGAACGCCGATCGTGGTATGCTTATTCGGCGAGTGTGTGGCAGGATGGGCTGGTTCTGAACTTCAGCGACATTACCCCCCGCAAAGAAGCCGAAATCCGGCACCGCGAACTGGTCGATACGCTCAATAGTGTGCTCGACGGCTCTATCAACAGCATCATGACCTTCCGGGCCATGCGTAACGCCGAGGGCCATATTGAAGATTTCGAGATTCTGACCGCCAATCAGGCCGCCGAAGTGTACCTGAATATGCCCGAATCGACCATGATTGGGCAGCGTTTGCTTCATCTCTTCCCCGAAAACCTGTCGATGGGCCTGTTCGACATGTACGTAAAGGCCATGGAAACCGGGCAACCGCAGCGAATGCAGGCCTTGTACAACGGCGACGAACAACCGCTCTGGCTTGAGGAGTCGGCTCGCCGGCTGGGCGAAGAGACCCTGCTGGTGACGTTCATGGACATTACCGAGTCGCGGCTGGCGCTCGAAACCGTACAGCAGCAGGCCAACTGGCTCCGGGTGGTGCTCAATGGGTCGATTAGTTGCCTGGTTTCGCTCGAAGCGGTGTATGATACCGGGCACCAACTGGTCGACTTCCGGTTTGCGGTGGTGAACCGGGCCGCCGAACGGTTTCTGGAAACTACCGAAGCCGAGTTGATCGGTAAAAGTCTGCTCAAGTGCTGTCCCTGGCATATCGACACGGGCCTCTTTGATCTGTACAAAAGGAGTTTGCACGAACAGAAAGAACACCGGCAGGAGGTGTACATGAATCAGGATGGTTTTGAACGCTGGCTCGACGTGTCGGTTTCGCCGTCGGGCAGTAACCGGCTGGTGATAGCGTTTATGAACATCACCGACGTTCGGAAGGCGCAGCACGCACTCATGGGCGAGTCTATTTTGTTCAAGGCCCTTTCTAACAACGTACCCGAAACGGGTGTGCTCGTTTGCGATCACACACTCCGGATCCTGTACGCCAACGGCGACCTACCGCCCGCTTTTCGGGTGAGCGGCAATGGGGCTCTTACCAACCAGCCTTTTGTCGAAATGGTAGTGCCGGAGTTTAGGGAGAAGGGTTTGGCCAACTTTACCGAAGCCCTCTCGGGCCGCAGCCAACGGATGGAAGAACAGGTGGGCGACCAGATTTACGAGGTCTTTTTCGCCCCGGTTCACAACGATGCCGGCCAAACCGTGATGGCCATGCTCACGTTTCGGAACGTAACCCAAAACCGGCTGTTTCAGCGGCAGCTGGAGGAGTCGGTCAACGAGCTGAAACGGTCGAACGCCAATCTGGAGCAGTTTGCTTACGTAGCCTCGCACGATTTGCAGGAGCCGCTGCGTAAGGTGCAATCCTTTGGCGATGTGCTGGCCGATCAATACCGCGAGGCCCTGGGCGAAACTGGCTACGATCTGGTACAGCGAATGCAACTGGCAGCCCGGCGCATGTCGGCTCTGATTCACGATTTGCTGACCTACTCCCGACTTTCGGCCCAAACCGCCCCGTTTAAACCCGCCAACCTGAATCAGATTGTGGCCGAGGTGATCGACGATCTGGAGGCCAATATCCGCGAAAAAAGCGCCCACATCCACGTGGGGTCGCTGCCGGTGGTAAAGGGCGATGCCAGTCAGTTTCGGCAACTGTTTCAGAACCTGCTCTCCAACGCGCTCAAGTTCACGCGAGCGGGTGTGCAGCCTATGATCAACATCTCGGCCAACCTGCACATGGACCCCTCCGACGAGCGCCGGCTGGTGGTCGAGGTGGTTGTTACCGACAACGGAATCGGGTTCGAACAGCAGCACGCCGAACGGATTTTTCAGGTTTTTGGGCGTTTGCACGGCCGCAGCGAGTATAGTGGCACCGGAATCGGCCTTGCCATCGTACAAAAGATTGCTCAGAACCACGGGGGTGAGATTGTGGCCGAGGGTTATCCAAATAAAGGCGCCACTTTTAAACTCTTATTACCTATCAATTAA
- a CDS encoding pyridoxamine 5'-phosphate oxidase family protein translates to METQPQHNKDLEKVKDLIEDIRIAMMTTVDDAGHLVSRPMSVMQMDANGTLWFFTKKSSPKVDQIENHEQQVNLSFADVSDASYVSISGTAHEVDDRAKIEELWSPAAKPWFPDGKDDPQLTLLKVDTHLAEYWDSTSSRMVRFLEMARAAVTGDTYKEGENRKVFN, encoded by the coding sequence ATGGAAACACAACCCCAGCACAACAAAGACCTGGAAAAGGTTAAAGACCTGATTGAAGATATTCGGATTGCCATGATGACCACCGTCGACGATGCGGGGCATCTGGTGAGCCGCCCGATGTCTGTCATGCAGATGGATGCCAACGGCACGCTCTGGTTTTTCACCAAAAAAAGCTCGCCCAAGGTAGATCAGATCGAAAACCACGAGCAGCAGGTTAATCTGAGCTTCGCCGATGTGTCGGATGCTTCGTACGTGTCGATCAGTGGTACGGCTCACGAGGTAGACGACCGGGCGAAAATTGAAGAACTATGGTCGCCAGCAGCCAAACCCTGGTTCCCCGATGGTAAGGACGATCCGCAACTGACCCTCCTGAAAGTGGATACGCACCTGGCCGAGTATTGGGACTCCACATCGAGCCGGATGGTTCGTTTCCTGGAGATGGCCCGCGCGGCCGTCACCGGCGACACGTACAAAGAGGGCGAGAACCGGAAGGTATTCAATTAA
- a CDS encoding DUF3891 family protein, whose translation MIVTTTNTGWRVIHQQAHGLLAMQLALRWKPQNRPARWHETLAALLEHDDGQDAWEGRNHLTDAGAPLDFHELEYSVEQMKNMIRIGLEKSRWNALMLSMHTTFLYTEKRGEDGALDEFLDQQKTNQTKWRKTYGATVAEARYAYDFLQWCDALSLVLCQDLLQIEERRLEVSKGPDKIPYFIYQRTDGSVGLDPWPFATGEFTVHIESYQLTQLAFTDDAELYNALNDADVAELSWTFRE comes from the coding sequence ATGATCGTAACCACTACCAACACAGGCTGGCGGGTAATTCATCAGCAGGCGCACGGGCTTCTGGCGATGCAGCTTGCCCTGCGATGGAAACCCCAAAACCGCCCGGCCCGATGGCACGAAACTCTGGCCGCTCTGCTTGAGCACGACGATGGTCAGGATGCCTGGGAGGGCCGTAATCACCTGACCGATGCCGGGGCTCCCCTCGATTTTCACGAGCTGGAGTACTCCGTGGAGCAGATGAAAAACATGATTCGGATTGGGCTGGAAAAGAGCCGCTGGAACGCCCTGATGCTCTCTATGCACACCACGTTTCTGTATACCGAAAAACGGGGCGAAGACGGGGCCTTAGATGAATTTCTGGACCAGCAGAAAACCAACCAGACCAAGTGGCGCAAAACCTACGGGGCCACCGTAGCCGAAGCCCGGTATGCCTACGATTTTCTGCAATGGTGCGATGCACTCTCGCTCGTACTGTGCCAGGACCTGCTTCAGATCGAAGAACGTCGGCTCGAAGTGAGCAAAGGCCCCGACAAGATTCCCTACTTCATTTACCAGCGCACCGACGGCTCGGTGGGGCTCGATCCGTGGCCCTTTGCCACGGGTGAGTTTACAGTCCACATTGAATCGTACCAGCTCACGCAACTCGCCTTTACCGACGATGCCGAGCTGTATAACGCCCTCAACGACGCCGACGTAGCAGAACTGAGCTGGACTTTCAGGGAGTGA